One genomic window of Kiloniellales bacterium includes the following:
- a CDS encoding alternative oxidase: MDSSAKDLNSHYRPRSASDRIAYGFVKLLRFFADLFFAKRYGHRAVVLETVAAVPGMVGGLLQHLSCLRHIREDRGWIRTLLDEAENERMHLMTFVEIAKPSLFERVLVMLTQAVFYNLYFFLYLFSPKTAHRIVGYFEEEAVISYTQYLEEIDAGRHENVAAPQIAIDYWGLARDARLRDVVIAVRADEAGHRDANHGFADTLAGRGGAEVVPIEAGRDKAAA, translated from the coding sequence ATGGACTCCAGCGCGAAGGACCTCAACAGCCACTACAGGCCCCGCTCGGCGAGCGACCGCATCGCCTACGGTTTCGTCAAGCTGCTCCGCTTCTTCGCCGATCTCTTCTTCGCCAAGCGCTATGGCCACCGGGCCGTCGTCCTGGAGACGGTCGCGGCGGTTCCCGGCATGGTCGGCGGACTGCTCCAGCACCTGAGCTGCCTCAGGCACATCCGCGAGGACCGGGGCTGGATCCGCACCCTGCTGGACGAGGCCGAGAACGAGCGCATGCACCTCATGACCTTCGTCGAGATCGCCAAGCCGAGCCTCTTCGAGCGCGTCCTGGTCATGCTGACCCAGGCGGTGTTCTACAATCTCTACTTCTTCCTCTACCTCTTCTCGCCGAAGACCGCGCACCGCATCGTCGGTTACTTCGAGGAGGAGGCCGTGATCAGCTACACCCAGTACCTCGAGGAGATCGACGCCGGCCGCCACGAGAACGTCGCGGCGCCGCAGATCGCGATCGACTATTGGGGGCTGGCGCGCGACGCCAGGCTGCGCGACGTGGTCATCGCAGTGCGGGCAGACGAGGCCGGGCACCGCGACGCCAACCACGGCTTCGCCGACACGCTGGCGGGGCGCGGCGGCGCCGAGGTGGTGCCGATCGAGGCCGGCCGCGACAAGGCGGCCGCTTAA
- a CDS encoding class I SAM-dependent methyltransferase — MAKEAIVAAHYEAEGLVAAIREGLERSGKAPKAATIEDLAPVDEFHIGGRQASEDFLGQLGLSAEDHVLDVGSGLGGPARYTAQRWGARVTGIDLTAAFVETGRVLTGWVGLDERVALHQGSALTTGFEDAAFDAAYMLHVGMNIADKEALFAEVARVTRPGGLFGVYDVMATSDEPLSYPVPWAATPETSALAGPETYRQALAGAGFAIVAERERRGFALDFFATLRKKTEAAGGPPPLGLHLVMGESAPVKIRNMVENITAGRITPVEMIARKTG; from the coding sequence ATGGCGAAGGAAGCGATTGTCGCCGCGCACTACGAGGCCGAAGGCCTGGTCGCGGCGATCCGCGAGGGTCTGGAGCGCAGCGGCAAAGCGCCGAAAGCGGCGACCATCGAGGATCTCGCGCCGGTCGACGAGTTCCATATCGGCGGGCGCCAGGCTTCCGAGGACTTCCTCGGCCAGCTCGGCCTGAGCGCGGAAGATCACGTGCTCGACGTGGGGTCGGGCCTCGGCGGTCCGGCGCGCTACACCGCCCAGCGCTGGGGGGCGCGGGTGACCGGGATCGACCTGACGGCGGCCTTCGTCGAGACCGGTCGGGTCCTGACCGGCTGGGTCGGCCTCGACGAGCGGGTCGCGCTGCACCAGGGCAGCGCGCTGACGACGGGCTTCGAGGACGCGGCTTTCGACGCGGCCTACATGCTGCATGTCGGCATGAACATCGCCGACAAGGAGGCGCTCTTCGCCGAGGTCGCGCGGGTCACCCGGCCGGGCGGGCTGTTCGGCGTCTACGACGTCATGGCCACGAGTGACGAGCCGCTCAGCTACCCCGTGCCCTGGGCCGCGACGCCGGAGACCAGCGCCCTGGCCGGTCCCGAGACCTACCGGCAGGCCCTGGCCGGGGCCGGCTTCGCCATCGTCGCGGAACGGGAGCGCCGCGGCTTCGCGCTCGACTTCTTCGCCACCTTGAGAAAGAAGACCGAGGCCGCCGGCGGACCGCCGCCGCTCGGCCTCCATCTGGTCATGGGCGAGAGCGCGCCGGTCAAGATCCGCAACATGGTCGAGAACATAACGGCCGGCCGCATCACGCCGGTCGAGATGATCGCGCGGAAAACCGGCTAG